The sequence aaaaatataaaaataattaaaatcaaaataaccaattttaacaataaattaacggTTAATAATTACCGTCCAAGCTTCTTCCATAATGATTTCCTTTCCAAGCACCGGCTCCGAAGAAACCAGCCGCTAGTATCAATGCTTTGAGCACGATCAGTATCACCAGGTTAGTTAGGTTCAGACTAAGAACCTAAAAATGAATGGATTTAACGAATTGAAAACATATTAAGactattttattacaagattTATACTAGAAGATTTTTCTCTAAATTCAAAGTCGTTCATCGCATTGTCATTAGTCATAGCagatattactatttttttttaaattggtaaaaatacatttcaatgaCAAAGTAAAGTATGAGCCTGTAagtgtcccactgctgggcaagcGACGTTTCTCGTTAAGAGTAGGTATCGAGCTTATTCTACTATGGAACACCCTTATAtatctgaaatttcatatgATACACGCCGTGTTCCTTTATTTTTACCACCAAGCACTAAACACACAAATGAagttcatgaaaattcagcaaTCTagcattttttgtttaattatacataataaatagctCAAAGAGTTCTGTaccataattttttatactttaataatatttttaccaatattatgaataaaaaagttaaaaaaaccgTCTTATTTCCTGTTATAGTTTgttcacaaattaaaaaaataatttggcaGATACCTATTTGTGTTGGTAGTAAACAATCTGTCTTACTTACTCAAACAAATCTTCTTTCTTAGagcagtataatttatttacttttaagaatGATTCATACAGTACTTCGAAAAAGAtaccattaaatttttaatgactcACCTTTATAGTTTTGTTGAATTTTATCTCTGTCAAGCGTCATTGGAATGCGtgcaatttgaaattttaagtgCGATACGAACCTGCGACATGCAGTCAAAACCAACCTGGCTACTCCCCGTGGATCTGGCAATGAAGTCCTTAGCCAGGCTTGACACAACTTGACCTCCGGTCCCGCTTAGGAAGTTTCCAGCCGTATCAAGGAACGAAGATCTTGCGTAATTGGATGTATCGTTAGCATCAATGTCGTATCTATCGGCTGCGCTTTGACTCTTGAAATTTGATGCAGTCTCTTTGGGCAAAAAGGCGCTCGAATCGTAGTTCTTTGGATACATCTTCTTCGCATATTGCGGCGATGAGTAAGCTCCGGAATGTTCCGTGGAAGCGGCAATAGGGATCAGCAGTAGTAAGTAGATAGCAACCATTTTGGGAGGCCGACGGAAGACAACTGTAAGGAAACAGGTAGCGTTCTTGTGCATTTTGCGTCGGTCTTTGTATTTCGCTATTTTATCTCTTCCAACTCTCTTTTGTTTATTGCACGCACGATGACATCCCTTAATGGACCTATTGTTGTTGCGCTTAAGAGGTAGTTCTTTTTATCGTAAGAAAAAttctatgaaatatttcaatatgatGTTTGCTCTATAAGATTATTAGATATGTTTTAAGAATTAGTCAAAGTCT comes from Vanessa tameamea isolate UH-Manoa-2023 chromosome 15, ilVanTame1 primary haplotype, whole genome shotgun sequence and encodes:
- the LOC113399656 gene encoding uncharacterized protein LOC113399656, giving the protein MVAIYLLLLIPIAASTEHSGAYSSPQYAKKMYPKNYDSSAFLPKETASNFKSQSAADRYDIDANDTSNYARSSFLDTAGNFLSGTGGQVVSSLAKDFIARSTGSSQVLSLNLTNLVILIVLKALILAAGFFGAGAWKGNHYGRSLDENKNANYLTEDEIMLYLSYLTGQQSQDYGCLYRLSCQKPHQAALYASGAELLLQGTKLFQGNSIDLEPYEDISNGIKEAATWGERGLPCQTRYQCA